The window GTGAGCCATACTAATCGATTGTCAGCTTCCAATTGATTGGCCCTTTTGTTCGCGGAGAAAACAACTTCCAATTGATTGTCTTAATTGATTCAGAAGGTTTCTGTTCGTAGGTATAACAATGCCCAATTGATTGTCTCAATCGATTAACATTGCCGAttgattgccctaatcgattTCGGCATCTTCTATGCTTCCGACATAAGCTCCCAATTGATTAACTCAATCGATTGCTATGAGCCAATAGATTGAGTCAATCAATTACTCAACCCTAAACTCAGAATCCGAGTTTAGGATTTACCAATTGATTGTCAACTCTTGCTAATCAATTGATAACCTTGAACTTAGCATTTTCAATGCTGAATTCACGTCTTGCATGATATCCAATTGATCTCAATCTACTCAGACTTTTTTCTGCCCAACATCCAGTCATCCATGATCTTTTGAGATTTTCCTTTGCCCAatacctgatcaaccttgacctattcagactttctcattgcctagcattCAATCAACCTCGATTTGTTATGGATTCCTCACTCATGTCAAGTGTCCGATCCTTCTTGATTCACTTAGATTTTCATTCACTAAGTGTCCATTCCTTTTTGATCCACTTGAAATTTTTTCTTGCCAATTTCTCATTGGACTTCCGATCACTaaatgtctggtcctccatgatctacttggacttttcttttgtgCTAAATGTCTGATCCTCCGTAATCCACTTAGAATTTTCGTCTGatccatgccaagtatctggttaaCTATAACCTAGTTGACTTCTCTCTCATGTATTATCAAATATTAATATCCAAATTTGAGTCAATCCGAACTTGATCAACGTAGTCAATCATCACCTAAGATTGATGGCGCCAATAACTAATACACTTATAATATTAATCTTTCAAGATTTACAGTGACGTGTATAATATAACAATAATCAACTTATGTTGTCCATATTTAACGTGCAACcacacttaatttcaaaattatatatggGTGATTGAATGATAAAAGCAAATAAGTTACGAAAGGCAGATCTTCAGATTAATGGACTACAAACTAACACATAATAGTTTATATATTAAGGTATGTATGACAATAAATCAATTTTGTTATGTGTTTAGGTTTTTTAATCCTTTTCATTGTCATGGTagaaaaagtataagaaaatgtgTTAGGTATTCAAGTAGCTATGCAAGTTGGGAGTCCATCGACCGCCTACGAACTGCATGTAATGAGAAACATAAATATTAAAAAAGAGAAaatgaaataagaaaagaaacaaaattataagatatataAAACATTAATTAGTGATTGTTTTTGTCAAGATTTCTTATGagtttgttttatatttttgaaaaatcaattTAGCATAATATAGATGTTTTTTATTCTCGGTTGGAATCTTCTAATGATGAAAGCAAGCTTCTGATGGGAATTTCTGGCAAATTTTAAATTCCAAACGGGTAGAAGAGAAAACACTCCAGCATAATTTATTTATTGAATTAAGGTCCTTTTTGGATTGCAACGGTTGGATTGACTGACACTTCCATGAACTTTTCAACCCACCAAGTCTAAGCCAATTGTCAAATGGTGCAAGCTCCCAACTGATAGAAACTTGGAcgatttatttattattgttaccAATTGCGGTAACAATGGAAGATTAACTTAGGCATCGGTTTGGAGTTGGATTCTTCAAAATCCAACAACCGACGGCGACTTGCGCCGACAATGTCCACATAAAAATCTATGAAAAGATATTCCCACCGTCACTCACAGACGATCAGAAGCTTGCTGGATCCGGGAGAAGGGGATCCAGCCGTCACACACTCAGGACGGTGACACGTGTACTCGATCGCATCGACTCTTATGGtctctaatttaatttaatttttttattttttattttccatcTTAATTCAATCTCTCTATAAATCTCCATGCCATCTCTAAACCCTAAGGTTACATTTGGTAGGgcgtaatctgccttgtaatgtaatcctgattacattacaaggcagattattttgtttgtttcacttttaaacttgtaatgtaatgtaatctggattacaaaatgtagtgaagttttgtaatccagattacaaagcaaatgctatgtaatcTGATTACATTATGAGGTCACCGTCCCACCAAAATTTAAATATCGAATATACCCTTAGTCCACCGTCAGCCCCCGCCCCCGACCGCCGACCGTCGACCGCCGGCCACCGACCGCCGCCGCCGGCCGCCGGCCGCCGACCGCCGACCGTCAACCCGGCCGCCGATCGCCACCGACCGCCGCCTGTCGCCAACCGCTGATGGTTGGCGACCGGAGGCCGGCGGCGCCAGCGGCGATGGTCGGCGGCCGGTAGCTGCCGCAAGCTCCAGCAGAAGTGCGGCGACCGTCAGTAGAGGTCGTAGGACATTTTTGTCATTTTGTAATAATACAAATTACATTcctgataaaaaataatagataccaaacaaaaaaatgtaatcatccttgtaatcaaatattacatacattatatttccaaacgtagtaatgtaatcaagattacattacattacattacaaatttgattacattacaagctagattacattacacccaaccaaacgtagcctaagtAGCAACAAGATCACTAGATTCTCTCAAACAAAATGGCAGCTTTGGCACTTTCATGTCCCTCTAACTCCTTGTACAGATCTTCCTTCTCCCCAATCGCTACTAAATCATCAGTAGTCTCTGTTCCTCGACTCAGGGTCTCGGCCtccgctgccgccgccgccgctccgGCGATGACCACGATGTACGACCTTCTCTCGGTGTCCCGGACCGCCGGGCCCAGCGAGATCCGCACGGCGTACCGACGGGTGGCCCTTCGGTGGCACCCGGACGCGTGCCGCTCCGCCGGGGAGGAGCGCCGCTACGCGGAGCGCTTCATGGAGGCGCGGGAGGCCTACGAGGTGCTCTCCGACCCTGTCCGCCGCCGCGACTATGACCTGGCCCTCTCCGGGGGCCGCTGGGCCTCTGCCGTCGGTGCCGCCCCGGTCTTCCGCGAGCGGCGCCCTCGCGGGCGAGGAGGCGACGCGGCGGCGTTTGGGAACTGGGAAACGCAGCTGGACGGGCTCCGGCGGCGTTCGGCAGTCGCGGATGCCAACGGGGAGGAGGAGACGTGGGGCGGCCGCGTGCGCCGGGCCTGCCGCGCCGCCTTCTAGTGGATTGAGTCTGTGGCGGCGCGATTGGCATCAATTAAAAGGCTCCGATCGAACGAGTGATTCCTGAATCGATTAGCCGGAGGCGACTCGATCGAAGAATCGACCTACAAATCTACAAAAAGGTCTTCAAATATCCAACAGAATCAAGAACATGAATCTTTCGGTTTTCGGTTATTTTTCTGTGTAATTTCCATAACCAAACAGATCGAC is drawn from Zingiber officinale cultivar Zhangliang chromosome 1B, Zo_v1.1, whole genome shotgun sequence and contains these coding sequences:
- the LOC122021956 gene encoding chaperone protein dnaJ 20, chloroplastic-like yields the protein MAALALSCPSNSLYRSSFSPIATKSSVVSVPRLRVSASAAAAAAPAMTTMYDLLSVSRTAGPSEIRTAYRRVALRWHPDACRSAGEERRYAERFMEAREAYEVLSDPVRRRDYDLALSGGRWASAVGAAPVFRERRPRGRGGDAAAFGNWETQLDGLRRRSAVADANGEEETWGGRVRRACRAAF